The genomic region GTCGCCGCACATGGCCAGCACCACGGTGTCCTCACCGCGCAACTTGGCTGCATGGGCGACGCCCACGGCGTGAAGCAGCTGCGTGGTGAGCGGCGTGCACTGAATGCCGACCTTGTGTTTCAGCGGGTCGTAGCCGCCGTGCCAGTCTCCGCGGAAGATCGTCATCGCCTGCACCGGGTCCACGCCGCGGGCCATGACGGCGACCGCGTCGCGGTAGGTGGGGAACATCCAGTCGCCCTCGGCGAGGCACAGGGCGGCCGCCACCTGGCAGGCCTCCTGCCCGTGGCTTGAGGGGTAGACCGCCATGCGGCCCTGGCGGACGAGGGCCGAGTTCTGGTCGTTGACTCGGCGGCCGACAACGAGCTGCTCATAGGCGGCCAGAAGTTCGTCATCGCCGGGCAGCGGGTACTCGTGGCCGGGTTCGGTGCCCTGCTCGGAGTGATGCTTCAGGGTGCCGTCTTGGTCCACCATCTGGATTTGATGGCGGGCGGGCAGCATGTAATCCTCGGCGGTGATGCCGAATTTGCGCACTGCCTCGGCGGCAGCGCCCGGCAGGTAACTGTCCTCGGCCTGCTCCGATGCCGGCTGGCCCTGTCCCGCAGTGCCGGGCGCAGTGTGGTCTGCGGAGATCGTCATTGGTCCGTCCTTCTGTAGCCACTATTCGCTTTCAGTATGGTCCCGTGCGATGTTTCGTATCCAGCGCCATCACGAATCGTGGATAAGTACGCCCAACTCCCTTATTCTGAAAGACAAATCGTAAATGAGAGCTGCGTAACTGGCAGGAGTTGTAGACAAATGGCGGAGGCGGATGAGGAGCAGACGGCGGTGCCGCTGGACGACGTGGATCGCAACATCATTGCTGAGCTGACAAAGGACGGCCGGATCTCCGTGACGCAGGTGGCCGGGAACGTCCACATTTCCCGGGCTCACGCTTACACGCGAATAGCGCGGCTGACGGGCCAGGGTGTGCTGACAAAGTTCACGGCACTGGTTGACCCCATCAAGGCCGGCCTCAAGTCATCGGCGTACGTCACCCTCAAGGTGAAGCAGCACTCGTGGCGTGAGTTGCGGGAGCAGCTCCGCACAATCCCGGAGGTGCATCACATCGCACTCGTGGGAGGGGACTTTGATGTCATCCTGCTGGTGCGGGCCGTGGACAACGTCCACCTGCGACGGGTGATCTTCGACCAGCTGCAGTCCATGCCAGGGGTGTTGGACACCCAGACGTTCCTCGTGTTTGAGGATGTGGATACGCGATAGTGGCGCTAACTCCGGGCAGCCACGGTCAGACAGTGCCGTTATGTCAATCTACCCGGCTGTAGCTGATGACCACGCCGATCGCACTGGTCGGACAGGCCCACGCCAGTCTGTTGACGAGCAACCACCGAGGGCCGGACGCCAACTTGAACACGACCACGAGAGCCGATTCCAAAGTGTAGGGAAACGACTCAACCCTGGTTCCTGCGCGGAGTGCACGGCAACCTATTCAGGCGGACTTCTAGTGAGACCGATCAATAGATTCTGCAGTAAGGCGAGTTCTAGGAAACGCCGTGGCATCCCGGCCAGCACTCGCCCGGACGGCACCCTCATAGTCGCCAACTGAGACACTCTCACGGCCACCCTTGCTGGCTAACTTTGATCCCCTCAACTGACGGGGAGGGTTGTCTTCAGTATGGCTGTGGTAACTGTACGCGTAAGAGTCAGGACCGCGGCCGGGCAACCTGTTAAGCACTACTCCGAGGATCTTCGCCCCCACCAAAGATAGGGCATTGAGAGATTTCTGCAGGTCCTGATGTTTGATCTTCTGTGAACCAATAACGAGCACCACTCCCCCCACATGTTGCGAAAGGACTGCCGCATCCGTAACGGGAAGAAGCGGCGGCGCATCGACAATCACGGTATCAAAAGCATGCTCTAGTCGTTCGATCAGCGACCGCATCTCATCCGACCCGAGCAGCTCGCTGGGGTTTGGCGGAATCTGGCCCGATGGGAGCACAAAGAGGTTGTCCTCGCCCCACTGTTGAAGCAAGTCGTTGACATCGGCCGAACCCACCAAGGCGGTCGTCAGGCCCAAGGTACGGTCCAAGCCCAGGTACTCATGGACCATTGGCCGGCGCAGGTCAGCATCTACTAGGCAAACGGACTGACCAGCCTGCGCGAGAGCAATGGCTAGATTCGTGGCTGTTGTGCTCTTGCCCTCGCCTGGCAGCGAAGACGTGATGAGTACTGTTTTCGCCTCGCCTGACACATTTGCAAACTTTAGGTTGGTTCTCAGCTGACGAAATGATTCCGCCCTCGGGCTCTGAGCCGCGGCTTGCGTCAAGAGTGGCTTCCTCACAGCTTCTTGATCGAAAGCGATTCCCCCCAACAATGCAACATCCGTCACTCGCCTCAAATCCGATTCCCCGCGAATACGGTAGTCAAACGTTGTGCGTACAGCTGCAGCGCCCACACCCAATGCCATCCCAGCAACGAGGCCCAGTGCAAGATTTAGCCTTGTATTGGGGGCAGAGGGATCGGTGGGCGCAACAGCAGGCGTAATTATCGAGAGGCTAACAGGAGACGTGCCCCCTGCCTTCGGCTTCTCGAGAGAGTCAATAGCCTTAATAAGGCTGTCCGCGACGGCTTGCGCTATGGCTGCCGACTGCACCGGGGATGTATCCGATACAGAAATATTGATCAACACCGTGTTGAGGTCCGTGGTTGCCTTGACATGTTTGGACAGGTCTTCGGCGGACTCCTCGAGTCCCAGCCGGTCGATTGCCGGCTGAAGCACTACTGGCGTCGTAACAGTCTTCACGTACGACTGGACTCGGGCCTGGCTGAACGTGTTTCCCTGCTGCAACTCCTGAACAGAGCCGGAGCTTTGGATCGCAACGAAGAGTTGGGTTTCGGCCGTATAGGTCGGCTGAACCAGCACTGACGCCGCCCCACCGCCCATAAGGCCCATCATTGTGGCGGCAACGAGCAATTTCCAGTTGCGGCGCGCTATGTGCAGGTAGTCGCGTAAGTCCAAACCGGATCCCCCTGAGTCGATGGCTGAGACCTGCCGACATGCCGAGCCTGGAGGCAGCATCGTTCGTGCGGTCAAATCAATTGTAACCGCTGGCTACTGGACAGATTAATCAGTGCCTCACGCGCGTAACCCTGCGGCTTGGATTTGCGGTGCGTGTCGCCGAAGATTGCTTCACGTGCAACCAATTGCGATGCCATCCGCAGAGAGAATCACTCCTGCTGGGCACTGCTCTTGAGGCCGCGGACGGACGAAAATGTAAAACTACCCATAGAGGACATCGCTGTCACAACGGTGATGTGGCTGCTACGAACTCGCTTAGGTACGGTCGTTTTATTTCGATTAGCGCTGTGCGAATTCCAACTGGCTCAACTCTTCGACCTCCGGCTGGGCGGACCATGAGTACACAACAGCAAACACCATGGCGAGCAAAGGTAATACGTAGCCGCCTAGGACACCCCACCCCGTCGTACCGATCAAATACAGCCCGGGTAACGCGCAGACGTAGACACGCGACGCTTCACCCGAAAAGGAACGTAACCGGGTGCGCGGCAATACGCGAATTAGGCAGGCCACGATTGGCAGCAATAAGGCCAGAGCGCCGACAACGCCTATTTCCGCCAACGCAAGCAGAAATG from Arthrobacter globiformis harbors:
- the pdhA gene encoding pyruvate dehydrogenase (acetyl-transferring) E1 component subunit alpha, coding for MTISADHTAPGTAGQGQPASEQAEDSYLPGAAAEAVRKFGITAEDYMLPARHQIQMVDQDGTLKHHSEQGTEPGHEYPLPGDDELLAAYEQLVVGRRVNDQNSALVRQGRMAVYPSSHGQEACQVAAALCLAEGDWMFPTYRDAVAVMARGVDPVQAMTIFRGDWHGGYDPLKHKVGIQCTPLTTQLLHAVGVAHAAKLRGEDTVVLAMCGDGATSEGDFHEALNFAAVFHLPVVFFVQNNQYAISVPLAHQSVAPSLAHKAVGYGMAGERVDGNDVVALLAVLDRAVKLAREGSGPLLVEAHTYRMQAHTNADDATRYRQDSEVAQWLARDPLSRMRTYLTGKGLLDDDGQARIAEKAEAVATQLRNGLGEDVPVDPQDLFKYVFSTPTPQLKEQSALLADELARDAAGTSSTTEAPE
- a CDS encoding polysaccharide biosynthesis tyrosine autokinase; protein product: MDLRDYLHIARRNWKLLVAATMMGLMGGGAASVLVQPTYTAETQLFVAIQSSGSVQELQQGNTFSQARVQSYVKTVTTPVVLQPAIDRLGLEESAEDLSKHVKATTDLNTVLINISVSDTSPVQSAAIAQAVADSLIKAIDSLEKPKAGGTSPVSLSIITPAVAPTDPSAPNTRLNLALGLVAGMALGVGAAAVRTTFDYRIRGESDLRRVTDVALLGGIAFDQEAVRKPLLTQAAAQSPRAESFRQLRTNLKFANVSGEAKTVLITSSLPGEGKSTTATNLAIALAQAGQSVCLVDADLRRPMVHEYLGLDRTLGLTTALVGSADVNDLLQQWGEDNLFVLPSGQIPPNPSELLGSDEMRSLIERLEHAFDTVIVDAPPLLPVTDAAVLSQHVGGVVLVIGSQKIKHQDLQKSLNALSLVGAKILGVVLNRLPGRGPDSYAYSYHSHTEDNPPRQLRGSKLASKGGRESVSVGDYEGAVRASAGRDATAFPRTRLTAESIDRSH
- a CDS encoding Lrp/AsnC family transcriptional regulator, producing the protein MAEADEEQTAVPLDDVDRNIIAELTKDGRISVTQVAGNVHISRAHAYTRIARLTGQGVLTKFTALVDPIKAGLKSSAYVTLKVKQHSWRELREQLRTIPEVHHIALVGGDFDVILLVRAVDNVHLRRVIFDQLQSMPGVLDTQTFLVFEDVDTR